From Panthera tigris isolate Pti1 chromosome D3, P.tigris_Pti1_mat1.1, whole genome shotgun sequence, one genomic window encodes:
- the VPS29 gene encoding vacuolar protein sorting-associated protein 29 isoform X2 — translation MLVLVLGDLHIPHRCNSLPAKFKKLLVPGKIQHILCTGNLCTKESYDYLKTLAGDVHIVRGDFDENLNYPEQKVVTVGQFKIGLIHGHQVIPWGDMASLALLQRQFDVDILISGHTHKFEAFEHENKFYINPGSATGAYNALETNIIPSFVLMDIQASTVVTYVYQLIGDDVKVERIEYKKS, via the exons ATG TTGGTGTTGGTATTAGGAGACCTGCACATCCCACACCGGTGCAACAGTTTGCCGGCTAAATTCAAAAAGCTGCTGGTGCCAGGAAAGATTCAGCACATTCTCTGTACTGGAAACCTTTGCACCAAAGAGAGTTATGACTATCTCAAGACTCTGGCCGGTGATGTTCATATTGTGAGAGGAGACTTCGATGAG AATCTGAATTATCCAGAACAGAAAGTTGTGACTGTTGGGCAGTTCAAAATTGGTTTGATCCATGGGCATCAAGTTATTCCTTGGGGAGACATGGCCAGCTTAGCCCTGTTGCAGAGGCAGTTTGATGTGGACATTCTTATCTcgggacacacacacaaatttgaaGCATTTgagcatgaaaataaattttacattaatcCAGGTTCTGCCACTGGAGCATATAATGCCTTGGAAAC aaacattATTCCTTCATTTGTGTTGATGGATATCCAGGCTTCTACAGTTGTCACTTATGTGTATCAGCTAATTGGAGATGATGTGAAAGTAGAACGAATTGAatacaaaaaatcttaa
- the FAM216A gene encoding protein FAM216A isoform X3 → MPGQGPVSDWTECSSSAEPPAVARTEGGGGGSPGLSYYQNSKDRIKDGPNTHIAKLQELWKTPQIQAINIPKSMTDASFLKQPDLTLGQKRYLCSIAKIYNANYLRILMKKQYMHVIQRNSQKPGIFTHHRSRLSSRYSQKQHYPCTTWRHQLERVDLGPSNIAAAPAPEMILQHSLWRPVRNKEGLKTGYASKTRCKSLKIFRKPGRLFMQSVSTNDSESYMNEEKKEEDLLNKYMQSMSIEEQEHVMLT, encoded by the exons ATGCCGGGCCAGGGTCCGGTGTCCGACTGGACAGAATGCAGCTCTTCTGCAGAGCCTCCCGCGGTGGCCAGAACCGAGGGTGGCGGCGGCGG aTCACCTGGACTTTCTTATTATCAGAATTCCAAAG ACAGAATCAAAGATGGACCCAACACACACATAGCCAAGCTGCAAGAGTTATGGAAAACTCCTCAAATTCAAGCAATTAACATCCCTAAATCAATGACAGATGCGTCTTTTCTAAAG CAGCCAGACCTCACCTTAGGCCAGAAGCGTTATCTGTGCAGCATTGCTAAGATCTATAATGCAAACTACCTGCGGATATTAATGAAGAAGCAGTATATGCATGTGATCCAGCGCAACTCACAAAAGCCAG GTATCTTCACTCATCACAGAAGCCGCCTCAGTTCTCGTTACTCACAAAAGCAGCATTACCCCTGCACCACATGGCGACACCAGTTGGAGAGAGTGGACTTGGGGCCTTCTAACATCGCAGCTGCACCTGCACCTGAAATGATCCTGCAACATTCACTCTGGCGACCAGTGAGAAACAAAGAAGG TTTAAAAACTGGATATGCATCCAAAACAAGATGTAAGTCACTGAAGATTTTTAGAAAACCAGGCAGACTGTTCATGCAATCAg tttctACAAATGATTCTGAATCAtacatgaatgaagaaaaaaaggaagaagatttaCTAAATAAGTATATGCAATCAATGTCAATTGAAGAACAAGAACATGTGATGTTAACTTGA
- the FAM216A gene encoding protein FAM216A isoform X5 → MVTLKIFKFVKKGSGILRCKAPPVLGDRSPGLSYYQNSKDRIKDGPNTHIAKLQELWKTPQIQAINIPKSMTDASFLKQPDLTLGQKRYLCSIAKIYNANYLRILMKKQYMHVIQRNSQKPGIFTHHRSRLSSRYSQKQHYPCTTWRHQLERVDLGPSNIAAAPAPEMILQHSLWRPVRNKEGLKTGYASKTRCKSLKIFRKPGRLFMQSVSTNDSESYMNEEKKEEDLLNKYMQSMSIEEQEHVMLT, encoded by the exons ATGGTGACTCTCAAGATTTTCAAATTTGTAAAGAAAGGGTCTGGGATACTAAGGTGCAAGGCACCTCCTGTTTTAGGGGACAG aTCACCTGGACTTTCTTATTATCAGAATTCCAAAG ACAGAATCAAAGATGGACCCAACACACACATAGCCAAGCTGCAAGAGTTATGGAAAACTCCTCAAATTCAAGCAATTAACATCCCTAAATCAATGACAGATGCGTCTTTTCTAAAG CAGCCAGACCTCACCTTAGGCCAGAAGCGTTATCTGTGCAGCATTGCTAAGATCTATAATGCAAACTACCTGCGGATATTAATGAAGAAGCAGTATATGCATGTGATCCAGCGCAACTCACAAAAGCCAG GTATCTTCACTCATCACAGAAGCCGCCTCAGTTCTCGTTACTCACAAAAGCAGCATTACCCCTGCACCACATGGCGACACCAGTTGGAGAGAGTGGACTTGGGGCCTTCTAACATCGCAGCTGCACCTGCACCTGAAATGATCCTGCAACATTCACTCTGGCGACCAGTGAGAAACAAAGAAGG TTTAAAAACTGGATATGCATCCAAAACAAGATGTAAGTCACTGAAGATTTTTAGAAAACCAGGCAGACTGTTCATGCAATCAg tttctACAAATGATTCTGAATCAtacatgaatgaagaaaaaaaggaagaagatttaCTAAATAAGTATATGCAATCAATGTCAATTGAAGAACAAGAACATGTGATGTTAACTTGA
- the FAM216A gene encoding protein FAM216A isoform X4, translating into MVTLKIFKFVKKGSGILRCKAPPVLGDRSPGLSYYQNSKGIDRIKDGPNTHIAKLQELWKTPQIQAINIPKSMTDASFLKQPDLTLGQKRYLCSIAKIYNANYLRILMKKQYMHVIQRNSQKPGIFTHHRSRLSSRYSQKQHYPCTTWRHQLERVDLGPSNIAAAPAPEMILQHSLWRPVRNKEGLKTGYASKTRCKSLKIFRKPGRLFMQSVSTNDSESYMNEEKKEEDLLNKYMQSMSIEEQEHVMLT; encoded by the exons ATGGTGACTCTCAAGATTTTCAAATTTGTAAAGAAAGGGTCTGGGATACTAAGGTGCAAGGCACCTCCTGTTTTAGGGGACAG aTCACCTGGACTTTCTTATTATCAGAATTCCAAAGGTATTG ACAGAATCAAAGATGGACCCAACACACACATAGCCAAGCTGCAAGAGTTATGGAAAACTCCTCAAATTCAAGCAATTAACATCCCTAAATCAATGACAGATGCGTCTTTTCTAAAG CAGCCAGACCTCACCTTAGGCCAGAAGCGTTATCTGTGCAGCATTGCTAAGATCTATAATGCAAACTACCTGCGGATATTAATGAAGAAGCAGTATATGCATGTGATCCAGCGCAACTCACAAAAGCCAG GTATCTTCACTCATCACAGAAGCCGCCTCAGTTCTCGTTACTCACAAAAGCAGCATTACCCCTGCACCACATGGCGACACCAGTTGGAGAGAGTGGACTTGGGGCCTTCTAACATCGCAGCTGCACCTGCACCTGAAATGATCCTGCAACATTCACTCTGGCGACCAGTGAGAAACAAAGAAGG TTTAAAAACTGGATATGCATCCAAAACAAGATGTAAGTCACTGAAGATTTTTAGAAAACCAGGCAGACTGTTCATGCAATCAg tttctACAAATGATTCTGAATCAtacatgaatgaagaaaaaaaggaagaagatttaCTAAATAAGTATATGCAATCAATGTCAATTGAAGAACAAGAACATGTGATGTTAACTTGA
- the FAM216A gene encoding protein FAM216A isoform X1 — translation MPGQGPVSDWTECSSSAEPPAVARTEGGGGGSPGLSYYQNSKGIDRIKDGPNTHIAKLQELWKTPQIQAINIPKSMTDASFLKQPDLTLGQKRYLCSIAKIYNANYLRILMKKQYMHVIQRNSQKPGIFTHHRSRLSSRYSQKQHYPCTTWRHQLERVDLGPSNIAAAPAPEMILQHSLWRPVRNKEGLKTGYASKTRCKSLKIFRKPGRLFMQSVSTNDSESYMNEEKKEEDLLNKYMQSMSIEEQEHVMLT, via the exons ATGCCGGGCCAGGGTCCGGTGTCCGACTGGACAGAATGCAGCTCTTCTGCAGAGCCTCCCGCGGTGGCCAGAACCGAGGGTGGCGGCGGCGG aTCACCTGGACTTTCTTATTATCAGAATTCCAAAGGTATTG ACAGAATCAAAGATGGACCCAACACACACATAGCCAAGCTGCAAGAGTTATGGAAAACTCCTCAAATTCAAGCAATTAACATCCCTAAATCAATGACAGATGCGTCTTTTCTAAAG CAGCCAGACCTCACCTTAGGCCAGAAGCGTTATCTGTGCAGCATTGCTAAGATCTATAATGCAAACTACCTGCGGATATTAATGAAGAAGCAGTATATGCATGTGATCCAGCGCAACTCACAAAAGCCAG GTATCTTCACTCATCACAGAAGCCGCCTCAGTTCTCGTTACTCACAAAAGCAGCATTACCCCTGCACCACATGGCGACACCAGTTGGAGAGAGTGGACTTGGGGCCTTCTAACATCGCAGCTGCACCTGCACCTGAAATGATCCTGCAACATTCACTCTGGCGACCAGTGAGAAACAAAGAAGG TTTAAAAACTGGATATGCATCCAAAACAAGATGTAAGTCACTGAAGATTTTTAGAAAACCAGGCAGACTGTTCATGCAATCAg tttctACAAATGATTCTGAATCAtacatgaatgaagaaaaaaaggaagaagatttaCTAAATAAGTATATGCAATCAATGTCAATTGAAGAACAAGAACATGTGATGTTAACTTGA
- the VPS29 gene encoding vacuolar protein sorting-associated protein 29 isoform X1, translating into MAGHRLVLVLGDLHIPHRCNSLPAKFKKLLVPGKIQHILCTGNLCTKESYDYLKTLAGDVHIVRGDFDENLNYPEQKVVTVGQFKIGLIHGHQVIPWGDMASLALLQRQFDVDILISGHTHKFEAFEHENKFYINPGSATGAYNALETNIIPSFVLMDIQASTVVTYVYQLIGDDVKVERIEYKKS; encoded by the exons ATG GCTGGGCACAGA TTGGTGTTGGTATTAGGAGACCTGCACATCCCACACCGGTGCAACAGTTTGCCGGCTAAATTCAAAAAGCTGCTGGTGCCAGGAAAGATTCAGCACATTCTCTGTACTGGAAACCTTTGCACCAAAGAGAGTTATGACTATCTCAAGACTCTGGCCGGTGATGTTCATATTGTGAGAGGAGACTTCGATGAG AATCTGAATTATCCAGAACAGAAAGTTGTGACTGTTGGGCAGTTCAAAATTGGTTTGATCCATGGGCATCAAGTTATTCCTTGGGGAGACATGGCCAGCTTAGCCCTGTTGCAGAGGCAGTTTGATGTGGACATTCTTATCTcgggacacacacacaaatttgaaGCATTTgagcatgaaaataaattttacattaatcCAGGTTCTGCCACTGGAGCATATAATGCCTTGGAAAC aaacattATTCCTTCATTTGTGTTGATGGATATCCAGGCTTCTACAGTTGTCACTTATGTGTATCAGCTAATTGGAGATGATGTGAAAGTAGAACGAATTGAatacaaaaaatcttaa
- the FAM216A gene encoding protein FAM216A isoform X2 produces MPGQGPVSDWTECSSSAEPPAVARTEGGGGGSPGLSYYQNSKGIDRIKDGPNTHIAKLQELWKTPQIQAINIPKSMTDASFLKPDLTLGQKRYLCSIAKIYNANYLRILMKKQYMHVIQRNSQKPGIFTHHRSRLSSRYSQKQHYPCTTWRHQLERVDLGPSNIAAAPAPEMILQHSLWRPVRNKEGLKTGYASKTRCKSLKIFRKPGRLFMQSVSTNDSESYMNEEKKEEDLLNKYMQSMSIEEQEHVMLT; encoded by the exons ATGCCGGGCCAGGGTCCGGTGTCCGACTGGACAGAATGCAGCTCTTCTGCAGAGCCTCCCGCGGTGGCCAGAACCGAGGGTGGCGGCGGCGG aTCACCTGGACTTTCTTATTATCAGAATTCCAAAGGTATTG ACAGAATCAAAGATGGACCCAACACACACATAGCCAAGCTGCAAGAGTTATGGAAAACTCCTCAAATTCAAGCAATTAACATCCCTAAATCAATGACAGATGCGTCTTTTCTAAAG CCAGACCTCACCTTAGGCCAGAAGCGTTATCTGTGCAGCATTGCTAAGATCTATAATGCAAACTACCTGCGGATATTAATGAAGAAGCAGTATATGCATGTGATCCAGCGCAACTCACAAAAGCCAG GTATCTTCACTCATCACAGAAGCCGCCTCAGTTCTCGTTACTCACAAAAGCAGCATTACCCCTGCACCACATGGCGACACCAGTTGGAGAGAGTGGACTTGGGGCCTTCTAACATCGCAGCTGCACCTGCACCTGAAATGATCCTGCAACATTCACTCTGGCGACCAGTGAGAAACAAAGAAGG TTTAAAAACTGGATATGCATCCAAAACAAGATGTAAGTCACTGAAGATTTTTAGAAAACCAGGCAGACTGTTCATGCAATCAg tttctACAAATGATTCTGAATCAtacatgaatgaagaaaaaaaggaagaagatttaCTAAATAAGTATATGCAATCAATGTCAATTGAAGAACAAGAACATGTGATGTTAACTTGA